The Streptomyces sp. HUAS MG91 sequence CACAACCGACTCGGCTCGGTCCCTCCGGAGATCGGCGCCCTCACGGGCCTGACCCGGTACCTGTATCTGCACGACAATCTGCTGACGGACCTGCCCGACAGTCTCGGCGCGCTGACCCGGCTCGCGTACCTCAACGTCGGGGAGAACCGGCTGACCGCGCTGCCGGAGACGCTCGGCGCGATGACCGGGCTGGTGGAACTGCGGGCGCAGGACAACCGGCTGACCCGGCTGCCCGCCGGTCTGGGCCGGCTCACCGCGCTGCGCGAGCTGTGGCTGCGCGGCAACGGCCTGACCGATCTGCCCGACTCCGTACGGGATCTGCGCGACTTGCGCGAACTGGAGTTGCGGGACAACGCGCTGGAGACGGTCCCGGAGTCGCTGCGGGGTCTGCCCCGGATGCGCCGTCTCGATCTGCGCGGCAACCGGCTGTCGGAGCTGCCGCGCTGGGTGGCCGGGCTGCCGTCGCTGGAGAAGCTCGACCTCCGCTGGAACGACGTACGCGTACCGCCCGGCCTGCTCGACGAGCTGACCGGGCGGGGCTGCGTGACCCTTCTGTAGAGCCTTACTCCTGGGGGGCGGGCGGGACCACGGCGACCGGGCTCTTCGCGTGCAGCAGCACGGCGTGCGTCACCGAGCCGAGCATCGGCGCGGGCCGGGTGAAGCGGCGGCGGTGCCGGCCGACGACGACGAGGGCGGCGCCCTCGGAATGGTCGACGAGCTGTCCGGCCGCGTCGCCCGGAACGACCAGAATCTCAACCTCGACCTTAGGGTGAGAGTCGAGCAGTGGTGCGACGGCCCGACGGGTCAGCTCCAGCGTCTCCTTCTCGATCGTCTCCTGCTCCTGAGCGATCAGGGCGAAGTCGCCGTACGCGGTCCAGGCGACCACCGGCCAGGGGTACGCGGTGACGACGCGCACCGGCGCTCCCGCCCGCGCGGCGTGGTCGAGCGCGAAGGCGAGCGTGGTCTCGTCGGGGTCGTCCGGTTGCAGGCCCACCACGACCCGCTCCGCCGCATCCTCCTGGGCGCGCACCACCACGACGGGGCAGGCGGCGTCGCGGGCGACGGCCACTCCGTTCGACCCGAGCAGCAGGCTGGCGAAGCCGCCCCGGCCGCGCGAGCCGAGCACCATGAGCTGGGCCTCGCCGCCCAGCTCCGGCAGCACCCCGGCCGGTACGCCCTCCAGGCAGACGAACTCCACCGGCGGCAGCCCCGAACGCCCTTCGAGGTCCTTGCGCACCTCCGCGATGACGGGGTCGTCGGCCGGTTCCTCCGGCCCGGCCGTCAGGACGGCGGGCTGCAGCATGGGCGCGTACTGGCGGACGTGCACGACGCGCAGGGTGGTGCCGCGCCGGGTCGTATCGGCGAGCGCCCACTCCAGGGCCGCGCGGCTGTCGTCGGACCCGTCGACCGCGACGAGGACGGGCAGGTTCTGCGACTCGGGCGTGCTCATGGGTCATTGCCTCCGACACCGGGCACGCTGGCCGTGCCCTCGTTGACCGGCTGTTCCTGTGTTCTCGTGCCCAGCTTCGCGCGCACAAGAGCCACAGGACAGGGCCGAAAGTCACGTGTTGGAGGCGCCGCTTCCCCTCCGGGAAGGGGCTATGTCAGATCGAACTCGCCCTCGCGGGCCCCGAGCACGAACGCGCCCCACTCGGCGGGTGTGAAGATCAGCGACGGGCTGTGCGGGCTGCCGCCGTTGCGCATCGCGATGAAGCCCTCGATGAAGGCGATCTGGACATCGCCCAGCCCCCTGCTGCTGGAGCGCCAGTCCGCTTTGCTCAGATCCAGGTCCGGCTTCTCCCATCCCGCGAGCGGGTGCTGGTCGATGGTGCTCTCGGCCACGTCCGTGCTCCTCCCGGTTCGTCGTCCGTGCGTCAGCCTAGCGATCGGCCGGTGCCGCGCACAGGCCACGAAAGGGGCCGAAGGTCAGTGGGTGGGCGGCTCGGCGCCGACCAGCCACATGGAGAAGAACTGCGAGCCGCCGCCGTAGGCGTGGCCGAGCACCTTCCGCGCCCCTTCCACCTGGTGTTCTCCCGCCTGCCCCCGGACCTGGAGGGCGGCTTCGGCGAACCGGATCATCCCGGAGGCACCGATCGGATTCGTGGACAGGACTCCGCCCGACATGTTGACGGGGAGGTCCCCGTCGAGTTCCGTGACGCCGGATTCGGTGAGCTTCCAGCCCTCGCCCTCGGCGGCGAATCCCAGGTTCTCCAGCCACATCGGCTCGTACCAGGAGAACGGCACGTACATCTCGACGGCGTCGATCTCGCGGCGCGGGTCGGCGATCCCGGCCTGCCGGTACACGTCGGCGGCGCAGTCCTTTCCGGCCTGCGGGGACACGAAGTCCTTGCCCGCGAAGAGCGTCGGCTCGCTGCGCATGGCTCCGCCGAGCATCCACGCGGGGGGCCTGGGCGAGCGGGCCGCGCCCGCCCGGTCGGTGAGGACCATCGCGCAGGCGCCGTCGGACGACGGGCAGGTCTCGGAGTAGCGGACGGGGTCCCAGAGCATGGGTGAGGCCTGGACCTTCTCCAGGGTGATGTCGTGCTCGTGGAGATGGGCGTACGGGTTCTTCAGGGCGTTGCGGCGGTCCTTGTACGCGACGAGCGAGCCGACGTGGTCGGGTGCTCCGGTGCGCCGCATGTAGGCGCGCACGTGCGGCGCGAAGAAGCCGCCGGCTCCGGCGAGCAGCGGCTGCTGGAACGGGACGGGCAGCGAAAGACCCCACATCGCGTTGGATTCCGACTGCTTTTCGAAGGCGAGGGTGAGGACGGTGCCGTGGACGCGGCCCGCGACGAGGTTGGAGGCGACGAGGGCCGTGGAGCCGCCGACCGAGCCGGCGGTGTGCACGCGCAGCATGGGTTTGCCGACGGCGCCGAGCGCGTCGGCGAGGTACAGCTCCGGCATCATGACGCCCTCGAAGAAGTCGGGCGCCTTGCCGATGACGACGGCGTCGATGTCGGCCCAGGTCAACTCGGCGTCGGCGAGGGCGGCTCGGGCGGCCTCGCGGACGAGTCCGGCGATGGACACGTCGCGGCGGGCGGCGACGTGCTTGGTCTGGCCGATGCCGACGACCGCCACCGGTTCCTTGTTGGTCATCGGTTCTCCCCTTCGGACGCTTCTTCGGACGCTTCGAGGACGGCGACGAGGTTCTGCTGGAGGCAGGGCCCGGAGGTGGCGTGGCCGAGCGCGCGGCGGGACTCGCCGCGGTGGATGCGGGCGGCGGCCTCGCCGATGCGGATGAGGCCCGCGGCCATCATCGGGTTGGCGGCTAGGGCCCCGCCGGACGGGTTGACCGTGACGTCCTCGCCGAGCCGCAGGGCCTTCCTGAGGACGACCTCCTGCGAGGTGAAGGGGGCGTGCAGTTCGGCGGTGTCGACGGGCCGTTCGAAGACGCCCGCGCGCTCGGCGGCGAGCCGGGTCGAGGGCGAGTCGGTCAGGTCGCGCACGCCGAGGCTGTGGGCCTCGATGCGGTGGTCGATGCCCCGGATCCAGGCGGGCCGCTCGCACAGCTCGCGGGCCCGGTCCCCGGCGGCGAGGATCACGGCGGCGGCTCCGTCGCCGATCGGCGGGCAGTCTCCGGTGCGCAGCGGGTTGACGACGTAATCGCCGTGCGGGACGTCGGCGCCGCGCAGTTGGGCGTGCGGGTTGTCCGCGGCAGCCGCGCGGCTGCGGGCGGCGACCCCGGCGAGGGCGCTCTCGTCGGTCTCCCCCGCATCGATGAGGGACTGGGCCTGGAGCGCGGCGAGGGCGACGGCGTCGGGCCAGAGAGGGGCGACGTAGTACGGGTCGAGCTGGCGGGTGAGCACGTCGCGGACGCTGCCGGGGGACGACTTGCCGTACGAGTAGACGAGCGCGGTGTCGGCCTCGCCGGTCAGGAGTTTCGTCCACGCCTCGTACAGCGCCCACGCGCCGTCCATCTCCACGTGCGACTCGGAGATCGGCGGCCAGGCGCCGACGCCGTCGAGCGCCATGGTGAAGGAGAAGGCGCGGCCGGCGAGGTAGTCGGAGGAGCCGGAGCAGGTGAAGCCGATGTCGGCGGTCTTCAGGCCGGTGGCGGCGAGCACCTCGTGCAGGACGGGCATCAGCATCTCCACCTCCGACATCTCGTCGGTGGTGCGCAGATGGTCGCTCTGGGCGAAGGCGACGACGGCGATGTCCCGGATCGGCGGCCGCATCTAGATCAGCTCCTTGTACGTGTCGTAGTCGGCGTCGGGTTCGCCGGTCGGCCGGTAGTGGTCCGGGTAGCGGCCGCCCTCGGTCCAGACGGGTTCGACGCGCAGGCCCATGCGGACCTGGTCGTAGGGGATGCCCGCGATGCGGCCGTGCAGGGCGAGGTCGGCGCCGTCGAGCGCGATGTGCGCGTAGACGTAGGGCAGTTCGATGTCGAGGTTCTTGGCCTTGACGTTGACGATGCAGTACGTGGTGACGGTGCCGGCCGGGCCGACCTCGACCTGGTCGGTGGTGGCGACGCCGCAGGTGGGACAGGCGCCGCGGGGCGGGACGTACACCTTGTGGCAGGAGGGGCAGCGTTCGCCGACGGTGCGGTTGTCGGCGAGGGCGTTGATGTAGCGGCTCTGGGCGCCGCCCGGGCTGTAGGTGTAGTCGA is a genomic window containing:
- a CDS encoding universal stress protein; the protein is MSTPESQNLPVLVAVDGSDDSRAALEWALADTTRRGTTLRVVHVRQYAPMLQPAVLTAGPEEPADDPVIAEVRKDLEGRSGLPPVEFVCLEGVPAGVLPELGGEAQLMVLGSRGRGGFASLLLGSNGVAVARDAACPVVVVRAQEDAAERVVVGLQPDDPDETTLAFALDHAARAGAPVRVVTAYPWPVVAWTAYGDFALIAQEQETIEKETLELTRRAVAPLLDSHPKVEVEILVVPGDAAGQLVDHSEGAALVVVGRHRRRFTRPAPMLGSVTHAVLLHAKSPVAVVPPAPQE
- a CDS encoding DUF397 domain-containing protein encodes the protein MAESTIDQHPLAGWEKPDLDLSKADWRSSSRGLGDVQIAFIEGFIAMRNGGSPHSPSLIFTPAEWGAFVLGAREGEFDLT
- a CDS encoding thiolase domain-containing protein, with the protein product MRPPIRDIAVVAFAQSDHLRTTDEMSEVEMLMPVLHEVLAATGLKTADIGFTCSGSSDYLAGRAFSFTMALDGVGAWPPISESHVEMDGAWALYEAWTKLLTGEADTALVYSYGKSSPGSVRDVLTRQLDPYYVAPLWPDAVALAALQAQSLIDAGETDESALAGVAARSRAAAADNPHAQLRGADVPHGDYVVNPLRTGDCPPIGDGAAAVILAAGDRARELCERPAWIRGIDHRIEAHSLGVRDLTDSPSTRLAAERAGVFERPVDTAELHAPFTSQEVVLRKALRLGEDVTVNPSGGALAANPMMAAGLIRIGEAAARIHRGESRRALGHATSGPCLQQNLVAVLEASEEASEGENR
- a CDS encoding thiolase domain-containing protein, which produces MTNKEPVAVVGIGQTKHVAARRDVSIAGLVREAARAALADAELTWADIDAVVIGKAPDFFEGVMMPELYLADALGAVGKPMLRVHTAGSVGGSTALVASNLVAGRVHGTVLTLAFEKQSESNAMWGLSLPVPFQQPLLAGAGGFFAPHVRAYMRRTGAPDHVGSLVAYKDRRNALKNPYAHLHEHDITLEKVQASPMLWDPVRYSETCPSSDGACAMVLTDRAGAARSPRPPAWMLGGAMRSEPTLFAGKDFVSPQAGKDCAADVYRQAGIADPRREIDAVEMYVPFSWYEPMWLENLGFAAEGEGWKLTESGVTELDGDLPVNMSGGVLSTNPIGASGMIRFAEAALQVRGQAGEHQVEGARKVLGHAYGGGSQFFSMWLVGAEPPTH
- a CDS encoding leucine-rich repeat domain-containing protein, which encodes MDDPRQLPGGPAVFAGAPPGAVPRVDGTLDYWRAGLDDVPEEVWTRPGPEVLLLCDNRLTSVPARIGTLTTLHTLDLGHNRLGSVPPEIGALTGLTRYLYLHDNLLTDLPDSLGALTRLAYLNVGENRLTALPETLGAMTGLVELRAQDNRLTRLPAGLGRLTALRELWLRGNGLTDLPDSVRDLRDLRELELRDNALETVPESLRGLPRMRRLDLRGNRLSELPRWVAGLPSLEKLDLRWNDVRVPPGLLDELTGRGCVTLL